One genomic region from Phragmites australis chromosome 1, lpPhrAust1.1, whole genome shotgun sequence encodes:
- the LOC133918370 gene encoding uncharacterized protein LOC133918370 isoform X1: MGGVTSTIAARFAFFPPTPPSYTVVVADTATGRLAIPEISRPPARRRRRDGAGGDSSGAAEEEDGTEVVRLRTRRGNEIVGVYVRHARASSTMLYSHGNAADLGQMYGLFVELSRRLRISIFGYDYAGYGRSIGKPTECNTYADIEAAYNCLKVKYGVADEDIILYGQSVGSGPTIDLASRLRNLRAVVLHSPILSGLRVLYPVKRTFWFDIYKNINKIGLVNCPVLVIHGTSDDVVDCSHGKQLWELCKVKYSPLWLSGGGHCNLELYPDYIRHLKKFVSSLSKKSSKPDPKEIAAKDDTTSKGTEAACSDKPQEAAKCSQISRKRLDSRVGKSKTVDVPEKPQMTLDDIDKLQRRRCLVW; encoded by the exons ATGGGCGGCGTGACGTCCACCATCGCCGCGCGCTTCGCCTTCTTCCCGCCCACGCCACCGTCCTACACCGTCGTCGTCGCCGACACCGCCACCGGCCGCCTCGCCATCCCCGAGATCTCCCGGCCCCCGGCGCGCCGCCGGAGGAGGGACGGCGCCGGAGGGGactcctccggcgccgccgaggaggaggacggcacGGAGGTGGTGCGCCTCCGCACGCGCCGCGGGAACGAGATCGTGGGTGTGTACGTGCGCcacgcgcgggcctcctccacgATGCTCTACTCCCACGGGAACGCCGCCGACCTCGGCCAGATGTACGGGCTCTTCGTCGAGctcagccgccgcctccgcatCAGCATCTTCGG GTATGATTATGCTGGTTATGGGAGATCTATAGGGAAG CCCACTGAGTGTAATACATATGCAGACATTGAAGCAGCATATAACTGCCTCAAGGTAAAATATGGTGTTGCAGATGAGGATATAATCTTGTATGGTCAGTCTGTTGGAAGTGGTCCAACCATTGATCTTGCTTCACGATTGCGAAACTTGCGAGCTGTGGTTTTGCATAGTCCCATATTATCTGGACTAAGAGTACTATATCCAGTCAAACGGACCTTTTGGTTCGACATTTACAAG AACATCAACAAAATTGGCTTGGTAAATTGTCCAGTGCTTGTCATTCAT GGTACATCAGACGATGTCGTTGACTGCTCCCATGGAAAACAGCtttgggagctttgtaaagtaAAATATTCACCGCTGTGGTTAAGTGGTGGTGGCCACTGCAATCTCGAGCTGTATCCTGATTATATTAGGCACTTGAAGAAGTTTGTATCGAGCCTTAGCAAAAAATCGTCAAAACCTGACCCTAAAGAGATAGCAGCAAAGGATGACACCACTAGTAAAGGCACAGAGGCCGCATGCTCAGACAAACCCCAAGAGGCTGCAAAGTGCTCACAGATCTCGCGGAAGAGACTAGATAGCCGAGTTGGGAAATCTAAAACAgtggatgttcctgagaaaccACAGATGACCTTAGATGATATCGACAAGTTACAGAGGAGAAGATGCTTGGTTTGGTGA
- the LOC133918370 gene encoding uncharacterized protein LOC133918370 isoform X2 produces MGGVTSTIAARFAFFPPTPPSYTVVVADTATGRLAIPEISRPPARRRRRDGAGGDSSGAAEEEDGTEVVRLRTRRGNEIVGVYVRHARASSTMLYSHGNAADLGQMYGLFVELSRRLRISIFGYDYAGYGRSIGKPTECNTYADIEAAYNCLKVKYGVADEDIILYGQSVGSGPTIDLASRLRNLRAVVLHSPILSGLRVLYPVKRTFWFDIYKGTSDDVVDCSHGKQLWELCKVKYSPLWLSGGGHCNLELYPDYIRHLKKFVSSLSKKSSKPDPKEIAAKDDTTSKGTEAACSDKPQEAAKCSQISRKRLDSRVGKSKTVDVPEKPQMTLDDIDKLQRRRCLVW; encoded by the exons ATGGGCGGCGTGACGTCCACCATCGCCGCGCGCTTCGCCTTCTTCCCGCCCACGCCACCGTCCTACACCGTCGTCGTCGCCGACACCGCCACCGGCCGCCTCGCCATCCCCGAGATCTCCCGGCCCCCGGCGCGCCGCCGGAGGAGGGACGGCGCCGGAGGGGactcctccggcgccgccgaggaggaggacggcacGGAGGTGGTGCGCCTCCGCACGCGCCGCGGGAACGAGATCGTGGGTGTGTACGTGCGCcacgcgcgggcctcctccacgATGCTCTACTCCCACGGGAACGCCGCCGACCTCGGCCAGATGTACGGGCTCTTCGTCGAGctcagccgccgcctccgcatCAGCATCTTCGG GTATGATTATGCTGGTTATGGGAGATCTATAGGGAAG CCCACTGAGTGTAATACATATGCAGACATTGAAGCAGCATATAACTGCCTCAAGGTAAAATATGGTGTTGCAGATGAGGATATAATCTTGTATGGTCAGTCTGTTGGAAGTGGTCCAACCATTGATCTTGCTTCACGATTGCGAAACTTGCGAGCTGTGGTTTTGCATAGTCCCATATTATCTGGACTAAGAGTACTATATCCAGTCAAACGGACCTTTTGGTTCGACATTTACAAG GGTACATCAGACGATGTCGTTGACTGCTCCCATGGAAAACAGCtttgggagctttgtaaagtaAAATATTCACCGCTGTGGTTAAGTGGTGGTGGCCACTGCAATCTCGAGCTGTATCCTGATTATATTAGGCACTTGAAGAAGTTTGTATCGAGCCTTAGCAAAAAATCGTCAAAACCTGACCCTAAAGAGATAGCAGCAAAGGATGACACCACTAGTAAAGGCACAGAGGCCGCATGCTCAGACAAACCCCAAGAGGCTGCAAAGTGCTCACAGATCTCGCGGAAGAGACTAGATAGCCGAGTTGGGAAATCTAAAACAgtggatgttcctgagaaaccACAGATGACCTTAGATGATATCGACAAGTTACAGAGGAGAAGATGCTTGGTTTGGTGA
- the LOC133884712 gene encoding protein FAR1-RELATED SEQUENCE 5-like, with protein sequence MEYTPECNWGKTRWILHHSTAGCDGEDHAEGLSMEIVAQCRANGGQNTAEVQHSASACGAVIRIDAGDGKTLETLDEDTPPATDVLNLVYRKDISNLGMRLLSLNDDWTEGVPEEILDTTQPIERVVLEEIDQNAELPENYSDPEIFVPRVGQGFKTDTDAFNFYNMYSIRMGFGIRHNKNRKNVAGEKTMQEMCCTHQGHNSKTKKPSVRLGCPAMVRVNRSNGDDVWTLTKFVTEHNHSMKGRTGVTMNYQSHNRIDEGTRGIVADMVDSGIKSTNMYGLLAGLHGGPSMVPFNRRAMDRLAYAIKRDECSDDVQKTLDFFRENEAKSKNFFYSVQVDKACRVKNIFWAHAVSRLNFELFGDVVTFDTTYRTNKYEMPFAPFVGVNNHYQSTIFGGALLREETIESFKWLFGTFKKCMNGKEPKSILTDNCRAMEVAIGEVFPNTSHRVCKWHVLKKAKERLGNIYSGKRSPFKEEFHKVLNQSLTVEEFEYAWSELMSRYGLRESVYLNQIWDIKEKWAFVYFAEYFFAGMTTTQRSESANHVFKKFIGPSCIMFGFVKGYERFLQDRLQVEDTEEFHTENEKVDNKTNSPIEKHAARIYTRGVFNLFSEQLVDSLSFKLEPSETEKVMFQYGISEIPDRYILKRWTKNARDYIPSHLQGYKDDEDAAASRTYRHSMLSRLSMELARRGNKDVETYRKTMDAMSQLLDDLKIGESSQDDDSGQNWKL encoded by the exons ATGGAGTATACGCCGGAATGCAACTGGGGAAAGACAAGGTGGATACTGCATCATTCGACGGCCGGTTGTGATGGAGAAGATCATGCGGAGGGTCTAAG CATGGAGATTGTGGCACAATGTAGAGCTAATGGTGGCCAAAACACGGCGGAAGTGCAGCATTCGGCGAGCGCATGTGGTGCAGTAATTCGAATTGATGCAGGTGATGGGAAAACTCTAGAGACACTGGACGAGGATACGCCACCAGCAACGGATGTACTGAATCTAGTGTACAGGAAAGACATCAGTAATCTTGGCATGCG GCTGTTGTCATTGAATGATGACTGGACAGAGGGAGTACCTGAAGAAATATTGGATACGACTCAACCAATTGAGAG GGTTGTGCTAGAAGAGATTGATCAGAATGCTGAATTACCAGAAAATTACTCCGATCCTGAGATTTTTGTGCCGAGAGTGGGACAGGGTTTCAAAACAGATACTGATGCCTTCAATTTTTACAACATGTACTCTATTCGTATGGGTTTTGGTATTCGTCATAACAAAAATCGAAAGAATGTGGCAGGAGAAAAAACAATGCAGGAGATGTGCTGCACCCACCAG GGGCACAATTCAAAGACAAAGAAACCTTCTGTGCGCCTGGGTTGCCCAGCAATGGTCCGGGTGAATAGAAGTAACGGTGATGATGTGTGGACATTAACAAAATTTGTTACAGAGCACAACCATTCCATGAAAGGAAGAACTGGAGTGACTATGAACTACCAGTCGCACAACCGAATTGATGAGGGCACCAGAGGTATTGTTGCTGACATGGTGGATAGTGGGATCAAGTCAACCAACATGTATGGTCTGTTGGCAGGGTTGCATGGGGGTCCTTCGATGGTTCCATTTAATAGAAGGGCCATGGATAGGTTAGCATATGCGATTAAGCGAGATGAATGCAGCGACGATGTTCAGAAAACTCTGGACTTCTTCCGGGAAAATGAGGCCAAGAGTAAGAACTTCTTTTATAGTGTTCAAGTCGACAAGGCATGCCGAGTGAAGAATATTTTCTGGGCGCATGCAGTATCTAGACTGAATTTTGAGTTGTTTGGAGATGTAGTGACATTTGACACTACCTACAGGACGAATAAGTATGAAATGCCATTTGCTCCTTTTGTTGGGGTGAATAATCATTATCAAAGCACGATATTTGGTGGTGCATTGCTCAGAGAGGAGACAATTGAATCATTCAAGTGGTTGTTTGGAACTTTTAAGAAGTGCATGAATGGGAAGGAGCCAAAGTCCATACTTACAG ACAATTGTCGAGCCATGGAAGTTGCAATTGGAGAAGTGTTTCCCAATACTTCGCACCGGGTGTGCAAGTGGCATGTGCTGAAGAAAGCCAAAGAACGGCTAGGAAACATTTACAGCGGGAAGCGTTCGCCGTTCAAAGAAGAGTTCCACAAAGTGTTGAACCAATCACTCACGGTTGAAGAGTTTGAATATGCATGGAGCGAATTGATGTCAAGATATGGTCTGCGGGAGAGTGTGTATTTGAATCAGATATGGGATATTAAAGAAAAGTGGGCATTTGTGTACTTTGCAGAATATTTCTTTGCCGGAATGACTACTACTCAGAGAAGTGAGTCTGCAAATCATGTATTCAAGAAGTTTATAGGACCATCATGCATCATGTTTGGATTTGTGAAGGGCTATGAAAGATTCTTACAAGACAGGCTGCAGGTTGAGGACACCGAAGAGTTCCATACTGAAAAT GAAAAGGTAGATAACAAAACAAATTCGCCAATAGAAAAACATGCCGCAAGAATATATACAAGAGGTGTGTTTAACTTATTCAGTGAACAGCTTGTTGATAGTTTATCattcaagcttgagccatctGAAACCGAAAAG GTCATGTTTCAATATGGAATATCTGAGATACCAGATAGATATATCCTGAAAAGGTGGACAAAGAATGCAAGAGACTACATACCATCACATCTTCAGGGGTACAAAGATGACGAGGATGCTGCGGCATCTAGAACATACAGGCATTCTATGCTTAGCAGGTTATCAATGGAGCTTGCAAGACGGGGAAACAAGGATGTAGAAACATATAGGAAAACCATGGATGCGATGTCTCAACTATTAGATGATCTAAAGATTGGGGAATCTTCACAAGACGATGACTCAG GTCAGAACTGGAAGCTCTAA